One stretch of Candidatus Melainabacteria bacterium DNA includes these proteins:
- a CDS encoding flippase: MSKDKPGISKNFAILSVGQMISRILAFAVTIQMTRVLLPDEYGAVVFAMTVLAYIGIIVDFGFDAWGPLEVARGITPIPTIVKSVVSLRLLMLIPALIGLSVATYLMPLPPLTKTIILISGATMLPSALDLNWVFLGSKSMVPAIVSDCLCQLLMATGVFLLVKQPSDVIYVPVMQVATRAIAVAYLLVTYSRTFGMFKLGWESETIKKFVTGSLPLVGSALVGRIIENFDILLLGIWVGSEATGLYGASFRVVWMLVLITVAYYTALRPTLAQAYVQGFHTIEALLNRVMRISAAIAIGASVGGILVAEPLVLFLYGKAYLPAVPALQVLLALFGMHMLSRTYRVLLISFNKQVNDLRIMSLAALVNVVLNIFVIKQYGIMGAALANFACEFLILILDYIAAQKFVGRIPLGRHLWKPAIAACFMYPVIQVTHNLHLLIQIAAAGSVYVVLVFLFKSITMDDVKVILNRKKKTPEEQMETLAAEVEAMNQETDAGGPEANLNPPCVAGK, translated from the coding sequence ATGAGCAAGGACAAGCCGGGCATAAGCAAAAATTTCGCCATACTCTCGGTTGGTCAAATGATCAGCCGAATTCTGGCATTTGCCGTCACTATTCAAATGACTCGCGTGCTTCTTCCAGACGAATACGGCGCCGTCGTATTCGCCATGACCGTACTGGCTTACATAGGCATCATAGTTGATTTCGGTTTTGACGCCTGGGGCCCGCTGGAAGTGGCTCGTGGTATCACGCCCATTCCAACCATCGTCAAATCTGTGGTCAGTCTCAGACTGCTTATGCTGATTCCCGCACTGATTGGATTGTCCGTCGCCACCTACTTGATGCCGCTGCCACCACTGACTAAAACAATAATCCTCATCTCCGGCGCAACGATGCTTCCCAGTGCTCTAGATCTTAACTGGGTCTTCCTCGGCAGCAAGTCAATGGTACCAGCTATAGTATCAGACTGCCTCTGTCAACTCCTCATGGCGACCGGTGTTTTCCTGCTGGTAAAACAGCCCAGCGACGTCATTTATGTTCCCGTCATGCAGGTAGCAACCCGCGCCATAGCAGTCGCATACCTGCTTGTCACCTACAGTCGAACATTCGGCATGTTCAAACTAGGCTGGGAATCTGAGACGATCAAAAAATTCGTCACCGGATCTTTGCCCCTTGTCGGCTCGGCCCTGGTCGGAAGAATTATCGAGAACTTCGATATTCTCTTGCTCGGCATCTGGGTCGGCTCTGAAGCTACTGGACTCTACGGAGCCTCCTTCCGTGTCGTCTGGATGCTCGTGCTGATCACTGTAGCCTATTACACAGCCCTTCGACCTACACTGGCACAAGCATATGTACAGGGCTTTCATACAATTGAAGCACTGTTGAATCGCGTCATGCGCATCTCCGCTGCCATCGCAATCGGTGCTTCCGTCGGTGGCATTCTGGTGGCAGAACCACTGGTTCTGTTTCTCTACGGCAAAGCGTACCTACCAGCAGTTCCGGCACTGCAGGTACTCCTGGCACTGTTTGGTATGCACATGCTCAGCAGAACCTACAGGGTCTTGCTTATTTCATTCAACAAGCAAGTAAACGACTTACGCATCATGTCGTTGGCGGCGCTGGTAAACGTAGTATTGAACATCTTCGTCATAAAGCAATACGGAATCATGGGAGCAGCACTAGCCAATTTTGCGTGCGAATTCCTGATTCTAATTCTCGATTACATTGCGGCGCAAAAATTTGTCGGACGAATTCCCCTTGGACGCCACCTCTGGAAACCAGCAATTGCCGCTTGCTTTATGTATCCGGTCATTCAAGTCACGCACAATCTCCACCTGCTGATTCAGATTGCCGCCGCCGGTAGTGTCTATGTGGTGCTCGTGTTCCTCTTCAAATCCATCACCATGGATGATGTCAAAGTCATTCTCAACCGCAAAAAGAAAACGCCTGAGGAGCAAATGGAAACCCTCGCCGCAGAAGTAGAAGCCATGAACCAGGAAACCGACGCAGGTGGACCTGAAGCGAACTTAAATCCACCCTGTGTGGCTGGTAAATAA
- a CDS encoding Gfo/Idh/MocA family oxidoreductase codes for MRTAVIGLGKVAERIHLPACKSVSEIELIAASDTSEERRRSMKEQFSIPNVYADSLEMLEKEKPEIVIIGTPPEFHKDLCLAALRSGANVLCEKPFVLTLEDADEVIAEARRVGKKLAVNTQYRYMSTYKAAREGIASGEFGNLYFINCWQQMYHPPAFEGAESWRSSLKQSTLYEFGSHPIDLICTFFGELPIDVYANIPRVNPDYDSDVFVQMTLRFSKDRLANLVLNRVSHAPEKYLEMRLDCQKASIRISLGGVARAGIELSRHKGANRPAFRMSFVKGGEARVESGGSTRVLAQERNPAFASATASHLRTFFKSGEGQGTEFDTIEHAKNVLRVIFAGYESARTGQIVKL; via the coding sequence ATGAGAACTGCAGTAATTGGTTTAGGAAAAGTTGCGGAGCGCATTCACTTACCTGCGTGTAAATCCGTTTCTGAAATCGAATTGATTGCCGCCAGCGACACCAGCGAAGAGCGCCGTCGCTCGATGAAGGAACAATTCTCGATTCCAAATGTATATGCCGATTCGCTGGAGATGCTGGAAAAGGAAAAGCCGGAAATTGTAATCATTGGTACTCCGCCGGAATTTCACAAAGACCTTTGTCTGGCGGCGTTGCGCAGTGGAGCTAATGTTCTATGCGAAAAGCCGTTTGTTTTGACGTTGGAAGATGCAGACGAGGTGATTGCCGAAGCTCGCCGAGTTGGTAAGAAACTTGCCGTCAATACGCAGTATCGATATATGTCGACATACAAGGCGGCAAGAGAGGGCATTGCGTCGGGAGAATTTGGCAACCTCTACTTCATCAATTGCTGGCAACAGATGTATCATCCGCCGGCATTTGAAGGGGCGGAATCATGGCGCTCATCTTTGAAGCAATCTACCCTTTACGAATTTGGATCGCACCCGATCGACTTAATTTGTACATTCTTTGGTGAATTGCCGATCGATGTTTACGCTAATATTCCTCGCGTCAATCCTGATTACGATTCCGATGTCTTTGTGCAGATGACTCTGCGATTTTCAAAGGACCGCCTGGCTAACCTTGTACTGAATCGTGTCAGCCATGCGCCTGAGAAATACTTAGAAATGCGCCTGGATTGCCAGAAAGCTTCGATTCGCATTTCGCTCGGTGGAGTGGCACGAGCCGGCATTGAATTGTCCAGGCATAAGGGTGCAAACCGTCCCGCCTTTAGAATGAGCTTTGTCAAAGGCGGCGAGGCTCGGGTTGAATCTGGCGGCAGCACGCGTGTTCTGGCTCAAGAGCGCAATCCGGCGTTCGCCTCCGCAACAGCATCGCATTTACGCACTTTTTTCAAATCTGGTGAGGGACAGGGCACCGAATTCGATACTATTGAGCACGCTAAAAATGTTCTGCGGGTCATCTTTGCTGGTTACGAATCGGCGCGCACTGGCCAAATAGTGAAACTTTAG
- a CDS encoding class I SAM-dependent methyltransferase — protein sequence MSTKLESAPQIFEPEYYQRLYDIEENHWWAQGMRDAMVALLKKPTSGMKNIEVLDIGCGTGYLLDFVQKHYPLAGEPTGLDYSEHALKFCEMRGATKLVLGSATDVPLPSASVDLIICIDTIQHLAGAGADEKAIAEFKRLLRPGGLVYLRTNSSWGRVKLSGADKDQYRRYDVPTVTTMLRQAGFVVERATYLNTLPSAFGALREYLNAFKNSGRSHGHDHDHGHGHGHDHGHDHGHNHGHDHGHAQSHGLTNTTKAIGPGLAIKNYAESLGWLNNLMHKELAVEAALLSANIDLPFGHSSGFVARKP from the coding sequence ATGAGCACAAAATTAGAATCCGCTCCACAGATATTCGAACCCGAATACTACCAGCGCCTCTACGACATCGAAGAGAATCACTGGTGGGCTCAAGGCATGCGTGACGCTATGGTTGCCCTCCTGAAGAAACCAACTTCAGGTATGAAAAATATCGAAGTGCTGGACATCGGTTGCGGTACTGGCTACCTGCTCGATTTTGTCCAGAAACATTATCCGCTGGCAGGCGAACCGACCGGACTGGACTATTCCGAGCATGCGCTCAAGTTCTGCGAAATGCGTGGTGCCACCAAACTGGTTCTGGGCAGCGCTACCGATGTGCCACTGCCATCAGCCAGCGTCGATTTGATTATCTGTATTGATACCATTCAACATCTCGCAGGTGCCGGCGCCGATGAAAAGGCTATCGCTGAGTTCAAGAGACTGCTAAGACCGGGTGGACTTGTCTACTTGCGCACCAATTCGTCGTGGGGCCGAGTCAAGCTCAGCGGAGCGGACAAAGACCAATATCGCCGTTATGACGTGCCGACTGTCACGACCATGCTCAGACAAGCCGGTTTTGTCGTCGAGCGCGCCACTTACTTGAACACTCTACCTAGCGCATTCGGCGCTCTCCGCGAATACCTGAACGCCTTCAAGAATAGCGGACGCAGTCATGGACACGATCACGATCATGGTCATGGACACGGTCACGACCATGGGCATGATCATGGTCACAACCATGGACACGACCACGGCCACGCTCAATCGCATGGACTGACGAACACCACCAAAGCGATCGGTCCTGGACTGGCAATCAAAAACTACGCAGAAAGCCTGGGCTGGCTAAACAATCTCATGCATAAAGAACTGGCAGTGGAAGCGGCTCTCCTCTCTGCTAACATCGACTTGCCTTTCGGACACTCAAGCGGCTTTGTTGCGCGCAAACCATAA